The following proteins are co-located in the Dietzia timorensis genome:
- a CDS encoding DUF5129 domain-containing protein, with protein sequence MPHQTTLRTPSTMAAGLALALLTAGPALAQAPADTAEAPDTSTANVEISDPDELVSDSAEQTLRDETPKIDLPEQVSEVSYIVFDDIDGNLNDHLLNWSAENRPELVPDGTDKGDSWANGQLIVAVSMGARENGVYCGDDVCAALDLFKGPHHDRTLEDMKPGLGSDGDAPNFTVSFLDAVRTAADPSLVTEDNGPSGATIAAIGGGIGAVVLGGGGWAYVYSRRKKTAEAKEHYDYVSREFGSVAQRLDHIDIRANSLTSPIADAELRRQWEEVRDEFLALGDVVGNSGLTAKSTDAEFRAHHEELAGAAESVEHIENAEKNIERIFSMEHGDSAARREELTQLSEDIVSAQTETKDENLTARLGALESEALELRDELAADDFMDRYADLLRSYGHLLELVKNSEMPELDEDAEGRHAPRIYDRDYRVGHGYAGWVPFVYMSSWHHADVQAAQSASSSGTNTSFSSGFSGGGGSSSF encoded by the coding sequence GTGCCTCACCAGACCACTCTCAGGACCCCATCGACGATGGCCGCCGGCCTGGCGCTCGCGCTGCTTACCGCAGGACCTGCGCTGGCGCAGGCGCCTGCCGACACTGCAGAAGCGCCGGATACCTCCACCGCGAATGTGGAGATCTCCGACCCGGACGAACTCGTCTCCGACAGCGCAGAGCAGACCCTGCGCGACGAGACACCGAAGATCGACCTGCCAGAGCAGGTCTCCGAGGTCAGCTACATCGTCTTCGACGATATCGACGGCAACCTCAACGACCATCTCCTGAACTGGTCCGCCGAGAATCGCCCCGAGCTCGTCCCCGATGGCACCGACAAGGGCGATTCCTGGGCGAACGGTCAGCTCATCGTCGCGGTGTCCATGGGCGCGCGGGAGAACGGCGTCTACTGCGGCGATGACGTGTGTGCCGCGCTCGACCTCTTCAAGGGGCCGCATCACGACAGGACTCTGGAAGACATGAAGCCCGGGCTCGGCTCCGACGGGGACGCCCCGAACTTCACCGTGTCCTTCCTCGACGCGGTGCGCACCGCCGCAGACCCGAGCCTCGTGACCGAGGACAACGGCCCCTCGGGTGCCACCATTGCTGCGATCGGCGGAGGAATCGGCGCCGTCGTGCTCGGTGGCGGCGGCTGGGCATACGTCTACTCGCGCCGCAAGAAGACCGCCGAGGCGAAGGAGCACTACGACTACGTGTCCCGCGAATTCGGCTCGGTCGCCCAGCGGCTCGACCACATCGATATCCGCGCGAACTCGCTCACCTCCCCTATCGCGGACGCGGAGCTGCGCCGGCAGTGGGAGGAGGTGCGCGACGAGTTCCTCGCGCTCGGGGACGTCGTCGGCAATTCCGGACTCACCGCGAAATCGACCGATGCCGAGTTCCGCGCGCATCACGAGGAGCTCGCAGGAGCCGCCGAATCGGTGGAGCACATCGAAAACGCCGAGAAGAACATCGAGCGCATCTTTTCGATGGAGCACGGCGACTCCGCTGCGCGCCGCGAGGAGCTCACCCAGCTCTCCGAGGACATCGTCTCCGCCCAGACGGAGACGAAGGACGAGAACCTCACCGCTCGGCTCGGCGCGCTCGAATCCGAGGCGCTCGAGCTTCGCGACGAGCTCGCGGCGGACGACTTCATGGACCGCTATGCCGACCTGCTGCGCTCCTACGGCCACCTTCTCGAGCTCGTCAAGAACTCCGAGATGCCGGAGCTCGACGAGGACGCCGAGGGCCGCCACGCCCCGCGCATCTACGACCGCGACTACAGGGTCGGCCACGGTTACGCCGGGTGGGTGCCGTTCGTCTACATGAGTTCCTGGCACCACGCCGACGTGCAGGCGGCGCAGTCCGCGTCGAGCTCGGGCACCAACACCAGCTTCAGCAGCGGCTTCTCCGGTGGTGGCGGATCTTCGAGCTTCTAG
- a CDS encoding FadR/GntR family transcriptional regulator, translated as MINDVDAAEAPRGGELPSPAFMPRGWVRSKPLPGSLAHHASRAEKAADLIGAIAAKARPGERIGSKDALRETCAVSVGTFNEAIKLALERGVISSRPGPGGGLFALEPPPLARMISWFRAASGNADALDNAMSIRGALAPLLAAEVLASITDAHQRELELQLALLHREHERGDVIEYVWAAWNLHAKIAGISTNALLEALYLSTMDVATSYLRTKLQQPGSTEITRAVWFDSFTATQDSLVAGIRDRDPEAIVGAICRTNPKVLLSPAPAEGTGTMV; from the coding sequence ATGATCAACGACGTCGATGCGGCCGAGGCCCCGCGGGGTGGCGAACTGCCGTCGCCCGCCTTCATGCCGCGCGGGTGGGTGCGCAGCAAACCGTTGCCCGGTTCCCTCGCGCACCATGCCTCGCGCGCGGAGAAGGCCGCCGACCTCATCGGGGCGATCGCAGCGAAGGCCCGTCCGGGCGAACGCATCGGTTCGAAGGACGCGCTGCGCGAGACGTGCGCGGTGTCCGTGGGAACGTTCAACGAGGCGATCAAGTTGGCACTCGAGCGGGGCGTCATCTCCTCGCGTCCGGGCCCCGGCGGCGGACTGTTCGCGCTCGAGCCACCACCGCTGGCGCGGATGATTTCCTGGTTCCGCGCGGCGAGCGGCAACGCTGACGCGCTGGACAACGCGATGTCCATCCGGGGCGCTCTCGCACCGCTCCTCGCAGCCGAGGTGCTCGCGTCGATCACGGACGCGCACCAGCGCGAACTGGAGCTCCAACTCGCGCTCCTGCACCGGGAGCACGAGCGCGGAGATGTCATCGAATACGTGTGGGCCGCGTGGAATCTGCATGCGAAGATCGCGGGCATTTCGACCAACGCGCTGCTGGAGGCGCTATACCTGTCCACGATGGACGTGGCGACCTCCTACCTGCGGACGAAGCTGCAGCAACCCGGGTCGACCGAGATCACCCGGGCCGTGTGGTTCGACTCGTTCACCGCGACCCAAGATTCCCTCGTCGCGGGCATCAGAGACCGCGACCCCGAGGCCATCGTCGGGGCGATCTGCCGCACGAATCCGAAGGTGCTTCTCAGCCCCGCACCGGCCGAGGGTACGGGCACTATGGTCTAG
- the hrpB gene encoding ATP-dependent helicase HrpB, whose protein sequence is MARPLPFDDSAVDAIGAGLPASALIDPLRTALTREQVAVVAAPPGSGKTTLVPPVMAQLFADDGGRIVVTQPRRIAARAAAHRLAELTGTRVGELAGFTVRGERRMSAGAVVEFCTPGVLLRRLIADPALEGTSGVICDEVHERALDTDLVLAMAAELRELRPELALVAMSATVDAPRFAALLGGDGPPAQVLNSPATPHELRTLYAPAPGPRQDGRGVTDDYCRHIAQTTAEALAEHPGDALVFLPGVREIERAAGHLEAVLRSRCADVEVLQLHGSLPAREQDRVLRPAEPGGRRRAIVASSVAESSLTVPGVRIVVDSCLSREPRLDAARGVSGLVTVSCSQDSAIQRAGRAARTADGVAIRAIAEADWSRLRTHRTPEIAAADLTPAALDLACWGTPRGEGLPLLDPPPRAAIGRAESALFPIGAVDDAGGATPLGRLLARVPADPRIARALLAAVALTPAAVDTAAEVTAALGDPPRRQDASLPAVIDELRAGRHPGAERWRREAERLAKLARSLSGDYAAATAGAGAHTHPVPALPPKGDARLTGFVTALAFGERIARRVSPAGDSGRSAVFKLASGTQVLLAPGSGIENSEWIVVAEAGRVGERVLARLAAPLSEADALAAGHALLREDESTIFNGERLQARLVRRLGEIELSSTPTRPTPGPARRAIAEWIGAQDGNSGVIDWFDTVVGRDSSAASLRRRLACAREAFGDPWPDMSAAGLAAQAEEGLAQFVDDLAAGTAPARIDAASALRGLVPWPEAGRIDELVPERLSLPSGNSHRVRYPEPGSDERPAVSAKLQEFFGLAESPTVAGGRIPVTAELLSPAGRPLAVSTDLTFFWDNAYPGVHAEMRGRYPKHPWPENPWEATATAQTNRRSAKNS, encoded by the coding sequence GTGGCTCGGCCCCTCCCCTTCGACGACTCCGCGGTCGACGCCATCGGCGCGGGTTTGCCGGCCTCGGCGCTCATCGATCCACTTCGAACGGCGCTCACCCGCGAGCAGGTCGCCGTCGTCGCCGCGCCGCCCGGTAGCGGCAAGACGACTCTCGTCCCTCCGGTGATGGCACAGCTCTTCGCCGATGACGGCGGACGTATCGTCGTCACCCAGCCCCGCCGGATCGCGGCGCGCGCCGCCGCACATCGCCTGGCCGAGCTCACGGGAACTCGGGTCGGCGAGCTCGCCGGGTTTACCGTGCGCGGCGAGCGGCGGATGTCCGCCGGCGCCGTGGTGGAATTCTGCACGCCGGGGGTTTTACTGCGCAGGCTGATCGCGGACCCGGCGCTGGAGGGGACGTCCGGCGTCATATGCGATGAGGTGCACGAACGCGCGCTCGATACCGATCTCGTGCTGGCGATGGCGGCCGAACTCCGCGAGCTGCGACCGGAGCTCGCGCTCGTCGCGATGAGTGCGACAGTCGACGCGCCCCGGTTCGCCGCGCTGCTCGGCGGCGACGGCCCGCCCGCACAGGTGCTCAATTCGCCGGCCACGCCGCACGAGCTGCGCACCCTGTACGCGCCGGCGCCGGGGCCGCGGCAGGACGGGCGCGGGGTCACCGACGACTATTGCCGCCACATCGCCCAGACCACCGCCGAGGCGCTCGCCGAGCACCCCGGGGACGCTCTGGTGTTCCTTCCGGGCGTGCGCGAGATCGAGCGCGCCGCGGGCCACCTCGAGGCCGTCCTTCGAAGCCGCTGCGCGGATGTAGAAGTGCTGCAGCTGCACGGTTCGCTGCCTGCCCGAGAGCAGGACCGGGTTCTGAGGCCTGCCGAACCGGGTGGGCGCCGTCGCGCGATCGTCGCGTCGTCGGTCGCGGAGTCCTCGCTCACGGTGCCGGGCGTGCGGATCGTCGTCGATTCGTGCCTGTCCCGGGAGCCTCGGCTCGACGCGGCGCGCGGCGTGTCGGGCCTGGTGACGGTGTCGTGTTCGCAGGACTCGGCGATCCAGCGCGCCGGCCGTGCCGCGCGCACCGCCGACGGAGTCGCCATCCGCGCGATCGCCGAGGCCGATTGGAGCAGGTTGCGCACCCACCGCACGCCGGAGATCGCCGCGGCGGACCTCACCCCCGCGGCGCTCGATCTCGCGTGCTGGGGAACGCCGCGCGGCGAGGGACTGCCGCTGCTCGACCCTCCGCCGCGCGCCGCTATCGGGCGGGCTGAATCCGCGCTGTTCCCGATCGGAGCGGTGGATGACGCCGGAGGTGCCACCCCGCTCGGCCGGCTCCTCGCGCGCGTCCCCGCGGACCCGAGAATTGCCCGCGCCCTGCTCGCGGCGGTGGCCTTGACCCCGGCAGCAGTAGACACGGCCGCCGAGGTGACCGCCGCCCTCGGCGATCCGCCACGGCGCCAGGACGCATCGCTCCCCGCGGTGATCGACGAGTTGCGCGCGGGTCGCCACCCGGGCGCGGAGCGCTGGCGTCGCGAAGCCGAGCGGCTCGCGAAGCTGGCGCGTTCACTGTCCGGAGATTACGCGGCCGCGACGGCCGGGGCCGGCGCCCATACGCACCCGGTCCCCGCACTCCCGCCGAAAGGGGACGCGCGGTTGACGGGGTTCGTCACCGCTCTCGCGTTCGGCGAACGCATCGCGCGACGTGTCTCCCCAGCGGGCGATTCCGGCCGCTCGGCGGTCTTCAAGCTCGCCTCCGGCACGCAGGTCCTGCTCGCCCCGGGTTCGGGGATCGAGAATTCCGAATGGATCGTCGTCGCCGAGGCGGGCCGCGTCGGCGAACGGGTGCTCGCCCGCCTCGCCGCTCCGCTGTCCGAGGCCGATGCGCTCGCCGCCGGCCACGCGCTGCTCCGAGAGGACGAGTCCACGATCTTCAACGGCGAGCGTCTGCAGGCCCGTCTCGTGCGCAGGCTCGGCGAGATCGAGCTCTCCTCGACCCCTACCCGGCCGACGCCGGGCCCCGCGCGTAGGGCCATTGCGGAGTGGATCGGCGCGCAGGATGGGAACTCCGGCGTCATCGATTGGTTCGACACTGTAGTCGGCCGCGACTCCTCGGCCGCCTCGCTGCGCCGGCGCCTCGCGTGTGCGCGGGAGGCTTTCGGCGATCCGTGGCCGGACATGAGCGCCGCCGGACTCGCCGCGCAGGCCGAGGAGGGGCTCGCGCAATTCGTCGACGATCTCGCCGCAGGTACCGCGCCCGCGCGAATCGATGCCGCGTCCGCGCTTCGCGGGCTCGTCCCGTGGCCGGAGGCGGGCCGCATCGACGAGCTCGTCCCCGAGCGGCTCTCGCTCCCCTCGGGCAACAGCCATCGCGTGCGCTATCCGGAGCCCGGCTCCGACGAGCGGCCCGCCGTTTCGGCGAAGCTGCAGGAGTTCTTCGGCCTTGCCGAATCGCCCACGGTCGCCGGTGGCCGGATCCCGGTCACCGCGGAATTGTTGTCCCCGGCGGGGCGGCCGCTCGCCGTCAGCACCGATCTGACGTTCTTCTGGGACAACGCCTATCCGGGGGTGCACGCGGAGATGCGCGGGCGCTATCCGAAGCATCCGTGGCCCGAAAACCCTTGGGAGGCCACGGCTACCGCGCAGACCAATCGCAGGTCGGCCAAAAACTCTTAA
- a CDS encoding DUF5995 family protein: protein MIPSRTRTLRLRTSATMTAAVLCCGVGTPLASAQSVLPPAAAITAGTVPTAACGDALSPADLSRIAELSAPTAPDEYSLPFLEERARAAAEITEIFLSRNDRRAIFGIGLDLVESQAVLPLYRSSSAAGPGASGTIGNLPWATHLSTDLLEGYLAAVHAHVTGGAVPEHWQHYFELASDCAVPGGYAAMAGYNAHLTVDLARAVASSGTTPAEYGQYLEIVGAIADQGDAIVAGTQAEFDADLAPLWRLYFLGDAADAVTAQATGSTGIAPGDGHRLLLRAGDQGYSTVSFAHGLALADPATAEPAHASVRNTWLLADGALEALTAGKLL, encoded by the coding sequence GTGATTCCCTCCAGAACCCGCACGCTCCGGCTCCGCACCTCGGCGACGATGACGGCGGCGGTGCTGTGCTGCGGAGTGGGAACTCCGCTGGCGAGTGCGCAATCGGTTCTGCCTCCGGCGGCCGCAATCACGGCGGGAACGGTGCCTACCGCCGCATGCGGGGACGCGCTTTCTCCGGCCGACCTCTCTCGCATAGCCGAGCTGTCCGCACCGACCGCTCCGGACGAATATTCACTGCCGTTCCTCGAGGAGCGCGCGCGGGCAGCTGCGGAGATCACCGAGATCTTCCTCTCGAGAAACGATCGGCGAGCGATCTTCGGCATCGGCCTGGACCTCGTCGAGTCGCAGGCCGTCCTCCCCCTCTACCGCTCATCCTCGGCCGCCGGTCCGGGCGCCTCCGGGACTATCGGTAATCTTCCGTGGGCCACCCACCTGAGCACCGATCTGCTCGAGGGGTATCTCGCGGCCGTGCACGCGCACGTCACCGGCGGCGCGGTGCCGGAGCACTGGCAGCACTATTTCGAGCTCGCCTCGGACTGCGCGGTCCCCGGTGGTTACGCGGCGATGGCCGGATACAACGCGCACCTCACCGTCGACCTCGCCCGCGCGGTTGCCTCCTCGGGAACGACTCCCGCCGAATACGGCCAGTACCTCGAGATCGTCGGGGCGATTGCCGACCAGGGCGATGCCATTGTCGCTGGCACCCAGGCGGAATTCGACGCCGATCTCGCGCCACTGTGGCGCCTGTACTTTCTCGGCGATGCGGCGGACGCCGTCACCGCCCAGGCCACCGGAAGCACCGGGATCGCCCCCGGGGACGGCCATCGCCTCCTCCTTCGCGCGGGTGACCAAGGCTATTCGACAGTGTCCTTCGCGCACGGCCTCGCGCTTGCCGATCCCGCCACCGCGGAACCGGCTCACGCTTCCGTACGCAACACCTGGCTCCTCGCCGACGGCGCGCTCGAGGCGTTGACGGCGGGGAAACTTCTATAG
- a CDS encoding ATP-dependent Clp protease ATP-binding subunit, whose translation MFERFTDRARRVVVLAQEEARLLKHNYIGTEHILLGLIHEGEGVAAKALESLGISLEAVRTQVEEIIGQGQQSPSGHIPFTPRAKKVLELSLREALQLGHNYIGTEHILLGLIREGEGVAAQVLVKLGADLTRVRQQVIQLVNGHSGKEEAAAGAAAGQGAGRDPGTPSTSTVLDQFGRNLTQAAMEGKLDPVVGRGKEVERIMQVLSRRTKNNPVLIGEPGVGKSAVVEGLAQSIVNGDVPETLKDKQLYSLDLGSLVAGSRYRGDFEERLKKVLKEINQRGDIILFIDEIHTLVGAGAAEGAIDAASILKPKLARGELQTIGATTLDEYRKHIEKDAALERRFQPVQVPEPSVELSVEILKGLRDRYEAHHRVTITDGAIAAAAQLADRYINDRFLPDKAIDLIDEAGARMRIKRMTAPPDLREIDEKIADARREKESAIDAQDFEKAAGLRDTERKLIAERGDKEKQWRAGDMDVAAVVDEEQIAEVLGNWTGIPVFKLTEEESTRLLRMEDELHKRIIGQDDAIRAVSRAIRRTRAGLKDPKRPSGSFIFAGPSGVGKTELSKALAQFLFGEDDALIQIDMGEYHDRFTASRLFGAPPGYVGYEEGGQLTEKVRRKPFSVVLFDEIEKAHSEIYNTLLQVLEDGRLTDGQGRLVDFKNTVLIFTSNLGTADISKAVGLGFQTSNNNDDAYERMKLKVNDELKKHFRPEFLNRIDDIVVFHQLTQDEIVQMVDLMVQRVRKALFAKDMDIEVSDKAKRLLAQRGFDPVLGARPLRRTIQREIEDQLSEKLLFGEVGAGELVEVDVEGWDEDSDPKKTEDAKFTFTGKPRPESSIEAQRKDAEDKTPEDMKVPGPGDSRLPAAPSGPAPDGPNAGGAQLA comes from the coding sequence ATGTTCGAACGGTTCACCGACCGTGCGCGACGGGTCGTGGTGTTGGCCCAGGAGGAAGCACGCCTCCTCAAGCACAATTACATCGGCACCGAGCACATTCTGCTCGGCTTGATCCACGAGGGCGAAGGCGTCGCCGCAAAGGCGTTGGAATCGCTCGGGATCTCGCTAGAGGCGGTGCGCACCCAGGTCGAGGAGATCATCGGCCAGGGGCAGCAGTCGCCCAGCGGGCACATCCCCTTTACCCCGCGCGCCAAGAAGGTCCTCGAGCTCAGCCTCCGCGAGGCGTTGCAGCTCGGACACAATTACATCGGCACCGAGCACATACTGCTCGGTCTCATCCGCGAGGGTGAGGGCGTCGCCGCGCAGGTTCTCGTCAAGCTTGGCGCGGACCTGACCCGGGTGCGTCAGCAGGTTATCCAGCTGGTCAACGGCCACTCCGGGAAGGAGGAGGCCGCTGCGGGTGCAGCTGCAGGTCAGGGTGCCGGGCGCGATCCGGGCACCCCGTCGACCTCGACGGTCCTCGATCAGTTCGGACGTAACCTGACGCAGGCGGCGATGGAGGGCAAGCTCGACCCGGTCGTGGGGCGCGGCAAGGAAGTCGAGCGCATCATGCAGGTGCTCAGCCGCCGCACCAAGAACAACCCGGTGCTCATCGGCGAGCCGGGCGTCGGTAAGTCGGCGGTCGTCGAGGGGCTCGCGCAGTCCATCGTCAACGGGGACGTCCCGGAGACGCTCAAGGACAAGCAGCTGTACTCGCTGGACCTCGGCTCACTGGTCGCGGGTTCGCGTTACCGCGGCGATTTCGAGGAGCGCCTGAAGAAGGTGCTCAAGGAGATCAACCAGCGCGGCGACATCATCTTGTTCATCGACGAGATCCACACGCTGGTCGGCGCCGGCGCCGCAGAGGGCGCGATCGACGCGGCGAGCATCCTCAAGCCGAAGCTCGCCCGCGGCGAGCTGCAGACGATTGGCGCGACGACGCTCGACGAGTACCGCAAGCACATCGAGAAGGACGCCGCTCTCGAGCGCCGCTTCCAGCCGGTGCAGGTGCCCGAGCCGTCGGTCGAGCTGTCGGTGGAGATCCTCAAGGGACTTCGCGATCGCTACGAGGCGCACCACCGGGTGACGATCACCGACGGCGCGATTGCCGCGGCGGCGCAGCTCGCAGATCGCTACATCAACGATCGCTTCCTGCCGGACAAGGCGATCGACCTCATCGACGAGGCCGGTGCCCGCATGCGCATCAAGCGGATGACGGCTCCGCCGGACCTGCGCGAGATCGACGAGAAGATCGCCGATGCGCGCCGCGAGAAGGAATCGGCGATCGACGCCCAGGACTTCGAGAAGGCCGCCGGACTGCGAGACACCGAGCGCAAGCTCATCGCCGAGCGCGGCGACAAGGAGAAGCAGTGGCGCGCCGGCGACATGGATGTCGCCGCCGTGGTCGACGAGGAGCAGATCGCCGAGGTCCTCGGGAACTGGACCGGAATCCCCGTATTCAAGCTCACCGAGGAAGAGTCCACGCGCCTGCTGCGCATGGAGGATGAGCTGCACAAGCGGATCATCGGGCAGGACGACGCCATCAGGGCCGTGTCCCGCGCCATCCGCCGCACCCGTGCCGGCCTCAAGGACCCGAAGCGCCCCTCGGGCTCGTTCATCTTCGCCGGTCCGTCCGGTGTCGGTAAGACCGAGTTGTCGAAGGCTCTCGCACAGTTCCTCTTCGGCGAGGACGATGCGCTGATCCAGATCGACATGGGCGAGTACCACGACCGCTTCACCGCGTCGCGGCTGTTCGGTGCCCCTCCGGGCTACGTCGGCTACGAAGAGGGCGGCCAGCTCACCGAGAAGGTGCGCCGCAAGCCGTTCTCCGTGGTCCTGTTCGACGAGATCGAGAAGGCGCACTCGGAGATCTACAACACCCTGTTGCAGGTCCTCGAGGACGGCCGACTCACCGACGGTCAGGGGCGCCTCGTCGACTTCAAGAACACGGTGCTCATCTTCACCTCGAACCTGGGTACCGCGGACATCTCGAAGGCCGTGGGCCTCGGCTTCCAGACGTCGAACAACAATGACGACGCCTACGAGCGGATGAAGCTCAAGGTCAACGACGAGCTGAAGAAGCACTTCCGCCCGGAGTTCCTCAACCGTATCGACGACATCGTCGTGTTCCACCAGCTCACGCAGGACGAGATCGTTCAGATGGTCGATCTCATGGTCCAGCGCGTGCGCAAGGCACTGTTCGCCAAGGACATGGACATCGAGGTCTCGGACAAGGCCAAGCGTCTGCTCGCGCAGCGCGGCTTCGACCCGGTCCTCGGCGCGCGCCCGCTGCGTCGCACGATCCAGCGCGAGATCGAGGACCAACTCTCCGAGAAGCTGCTCTTCGGTGAGGTCGGCGCAGGCGAACTCGTCGAGGTCGACGTCGAGGGCTGGGACGAGGACTCCGACCCGAAGAAGACCGAGGACGCGAAGTTCACCTTCACCGGTAAGCCGCGCCCCGAGAGCTCCATCGAGGCACAGCGCAAGGACGCCGAGGACAAGACCCCCGAGGACATGAAGGTCCCCGGCCCCGGCGACTCGCGCCTGCCCGCGGCTCCCTCGGGCCCCGCGCCCGACGGCCCGAACGCCGGAGGCGCGCAGCTCGCCTAG
- a CDS encoding TSUP family transporter has translation MTDFATLLGDNPGLAVALIAAAGFAGWIDAVVGGGGLVLIPVLLIAFPNAVPATALGTNKAVAVWGTLSASITYLRRTKVPLGFLAAAVPIALVFSGAGAAAAAAISTDWMRPMVLVLLLAVGLWVALRPGFGSGEATPLRRAGVAGGLCAAGVISFYDGIFGPGTGTFLIMAFTALVTGDFLRSAAMSKVVNLSTNIGALIVFGFGGHIVWLLALVLAIANVIGAQVGARMAINRGSGFVRVVLLVVVVAMVGKLAYDMIAG, from the coding sequence GTGACGGATTTTGCGACGCTGCTCGGCGACAATCCCGGACTGGCGGTCGCGCTTATCGCCGCAGCAGGTTTCGCCGGATGGATCGACGCGGTTGTCGGCGGAGGCGGGCTCGTACTCATCCCGGTGCTGCTCATCGCATTCCCGAACGCCGTGCCCGCGACAGCCCTCGGCACCAACAAGGCCGTCGCCGTGTGGGGCACGCTGAGCGCGTCGATCACCTACCTGCGCCGCACGAAGGTGCCCCTGGGTTTCCTCGCCGCAGCCGTCCCCATCGCGCTGGTGTTCTCCGGTGCCGGCGCCGCAGCAGCGGCGGCGATCTCCACCGACTGGATGCGCCCGATGGTGCTCGTGCTGCTCCTCGCCGTCGGCCTGTGGGTCGCGCTGCGCCCCGGTTTCGGCTCCGGCGAGGCCACACCGCTACGCCGCGCCGGAGTGGCCGGCGGGCTGTGCGCGGCCGGCGTGATCTCGTTCTACGACGGCATCTTCGGGCCCGGAACCGGCACCTTTCTCATCATGGCGTTCACGGCGCTCGTCACCGGCGACTTCCTCCGCTCCGCGGCGATGTCGAAGGTCGTCAACCTCTCCACCAACATCGGTGCGCTCATCGTGTTCGGCTTCGGCGGGCACATCGTGTGGCTGCTCGCGCTGGTGCTGGCGATCGCCAACGTCATCGGTGCTCAGGTCGGCGCCCGCATGGCCATCAACCGCGGCAGCGGATTCGTGCGGGTCGTGCTGCTCGTCGTGGTGGTGGCGATGGTCGGCAAGCTGGCATACGACATGATCGCCGGTTGA
- a CDS encoding TIGR03943 family putative permease subunit, whose product MVAACGRALRLGRGAADCVLLFLGAALVVIALNGTVHLYLAPSMRWPVLIAGLLIMGLAAADAALGGGENSHSEGHRHSHVHSHDPARLPWLLLVPGALLLFVVPGPIGADASDEYTVRSGAMYSGPLPPGNAPEISIQELWVRAERPEDHSLDGRELTLTGQVLDDGGRPRIGRVIITCCAADAKTISAGVSAESAHLLDGIAPGEWVRAVVSESPRDNADPSDGSPTVAVRDVLPIDPPDSPYETPR is encoded by the coding sequence GTGGTAGCCGCGTGTGGCAGGGCGCTGCGCCTCGGCCGGGGTGCGGCCGATTGCGTGCTGCTCTTCCTCGGCGCTGCACTCGTCGTCATCGCCCTCAATGGAACGGTGCACCTGTATCTCGCCCCGTCGATGCGCTGGCCGGTCCTTATCGCCGGCTTGCTGATCATGGGACTGGCCGCCGCAGACGCGGCACTCGGCGGAGGCGAGAACTCCCACTCCGAAGGCCACAGACACAGCCACGTCCATTCTCACGACCCGGCGCGGCTGCCTTGGCTGTTGCTCGTACCGGGCGCACTGTTGCTCTTCGTCGTTCCCGGTCCGATCGGCGCGGACGCGTCCGATGAGTACACGGTACGCAGCGGAGCCATGTACAGCGGACCGCTCCCGCCCGGCAACGCGCCCGAGATCTCCATCCAGGAGTTGTGGGTGCGCGCCGAACGCCCTGAGGACCATTCGCTCGACGGCCGCGAGCTCACCCTCACGGGACAAGTGCTGGATGACGGCGGGCGACCGCGAATCGGCAGGGTGATCATCACCTGCTGCGCGGCGGATGCGAAGACGATTTCGGCAGGCGTATCCGCGGAGAGTGCGCATCTCCTCGACGGGATCGCCCCCGGGGAGTGGGTGCGGGCGGTGGTGTCAGAGAGTCCACGAGACAACGCCGATCCGTCCGATGGCTCCCCGACGGTCGCGGTACGCGACGTCCTGCCGATCGACCCGCCCGACAGCCCCTACGAGACACCGCGCTGA